The genomic DNA AACCCGGTTCCGTTCCCGACTATGACCGTGAATACCTTGCGGAAATCGACGGCGCGCGTGATTTCTATATGGATACGCCTCTTTATTCGCAACTCTGTTATTCCAACGAGAAAGTGCAGGAAAAGATGATCGACAGTGTGGTCGAATATTTACTCGATCATCCCGAAGTGGACTATCTGCATTTCTGGTTGGGAGACAATTATAATAATTTTTGCGAATGCGAGAAGTGTGCGCAACTATCCGTCAGCGATTGGTACGTCGTTCTGCTCAATAAACTCGACGAACGGCTGACGCAAAAACATATTTCCGCAAAAATCGTATTTTTGATTTATTTCGAACTGTTATGGCCGCCCGTTCAAAAACAATTGAAACACCCCGAAAGATTCGTGATGATGTTCGCGCCCATCACCCGCACCTATTCCAAAAGTTTTCTGGGCGAAAAGCGCGTCGAGGGGGTAAAACGCGCATTGCCGAAGTTCCGTCTCAACCGCCTGCGCTTTCCTTCCGATCTGAGGGAAAATCTTGAATTTCTTTATGCCAATCAGGACAGGTTTTCCGGCGATGCTTTCGATTTCGACTATCACTTGATGTGGGAACCTTTCAAAGACCTGGCGGGCGTAAAATTGGCGGAAGTCATTCACGATGATGTCCGTGCGCTCAAAGATCTCGGTTTAAACGGCATGGTTTCCTGCCAGATCCAGAAAGCGTTCATGCCGCACGGACTCGGGATCTATGCGATGGGGCGGACGTTGGAAAATTCAGACGTCGATTTCGCTCGACTTCGGAAAGAATATTTATCGGCTGCGTTCGGTGACCATGTTTCGTCGGTCGTCAATATCCTGCAAATATTTTACGACTGCCATTGTCCCGAATATCTTCGCAACGAGCATAGCGAAATCGACGCGCGGCAGGCCGAAGCGTTCGATAACGGCGCGGACAGATTGCGGGAGGGGGCTAAACAACTCAGATTTTTACGCAAAGAAGAGAGCGATAAGACGGTAGATCTCAGTTTAAAACTGCTCGCTTATTATTGTGAATTATGCGCGCATTATTTTTTGGCTCTCGGCGCCAAAGCACGTGGGGAAGCCCGGGAAAAAGTACGGGAAAAATTTTCCGAAATGCATAAATTTTTATTTGAGAACGAATCCGAATACGGGAATTACTTAGACTCGTTTTACTTCGATTTAATGTCAGAACAGATTTTAAACAGCGATTGGAACAACGTATTAACCGCATAAACATGCCGGTTTTGTCAAAAAGTTCCATTTTGTATTGACTTTCGCGCGATTTAATTGTAAACTTATGAAAAGGAGAAAGTATAATGCAAAACAAAAAGAAATGGGTAAAGAATCAACAGCCGATCCGTTACAATAACCAAAAACAAGTGATTGATTTGATGCGTAGCGGTTCGCAGTCTTGCAGCGATATCGCGAAGGCGACCGGGCTGAGCAATACGGCGGCTGAAAATATTGTTGACGAAATGGTGGAAATGGGCGTTTTGGTCAAAGGTCCGATCACCGATTACGGTAAACTCGGAAGGCGTCCCATCAAATATAAGCTCAACGGCGAACTCGGCGTCGTTGTTTCTGTCGATCTGACCGATCGCGATCTCCTTATCTGTATCTCCAACATGAACCGTCAGATTCTTTTCCGTTCGGAAGTGAAGAATATCATTATGATCACCGAACAAATCTTAAATGATATTGTAGAGATCATCAAAGAAGGTCTGCAAAAGCCCGGTATTTCCGATAAACCTTTGCTGTGCATTTGTTTTGCGATCCCGGGATATTTCAATAAAGACACGGGTGAATTTTTACTGGCGAACCGAATCGAAAATTGCAGGGAGGTCAATATCAAATCGTTGTTTTCGGAAATATTCGGCTGCGATATTTTATTGCAGAAAGATATCATTTCCGGTGTGATCGGCGAAATGCAATTCGGCGTACTGAGTACTTTGCAGGCGAAAAATGCGTTGTTCATGCATTTTGATATCAATATTGCTTCCGCGTTTATTTTCGACGGTAAAATGTATGAGGGCGACCATGGGTTTGCGGGCGAAACGGGTTTTTTCATGCCCAATATGTCCGATCCCGCCAAAGGGCTTGGTATTTACGTATCGCTGACTGCGATTTTTATCAATATCATCGAAAAGATCAAAAAAGAAAAACTTTCTCATCCTTTGGCAGGGAAAGAAGTTCTGGAATTCGACGAGGTAAAACTATTGTTTTTGAGCGGCGACGAAACTGTTTGTTCGGTCGTTAAACTTACTGCGAAAAAATTGGCGCTGCATTTTCTGAACATAAATTATCTTTTGGATATAACCCATGTCGTTCTGGACGGCAGGATCGTCGAACTCGGCGAAAAATTTTTGGAATACGTCAATACATATTTAAAAAAATATAATCAAGGAATGTCAGAGGTCAAAGTTCAGTATTCCGATCTCATGAATCGCGCGATAACGCTGGGCAGCATCAGCAGCGCCGTGGATTCCCAGATAGATAAAATTCTGCGCGCAAGGAACTGAATTTCGCCCTGCGGTAAATTATTTCATGAAAGGACGTTATTTTTGTTTTACCATTGTTATACGCGTCAATCAGATCGAAGTTGCGCCCGGCGTAAATCTCGGCGTGGACGAAAGGCGCGAAAATACTTTGGAAAATCTGATAAAGTACAGAGAAAGCATTTTCAGAGCCGATCCGTCGGCGCGCGTCACCTTTGCTTTGAGCGATGCCGCGCTGCGCGATGAAAGCGAGAATTTCAGAAATATCCGTGCGCAACTGCGCGAATATTACGAGAAATTCGGGGATGACGTAACTTATATGCTCGGCGCCTTTTTTTCGGCGGCTTATGAGAAAAGAGCACAGATCTGCGCGAACGTACACAGCGCGTTGTGTTTATTGAAAGATTTTATGGGCCCCGAATACCGTCCGCAGGCAATCGTAGGAGGCTTTGTTGCATCGGACGTCATACGGTACATAGCGGAAGTCGAGCATATTCATGTCGTGCAGGGGAATATTTTCAGTCAATATGCTGTCGACAATCAGGACGGAGACGGCTCGATCTGTTATCCGTATTATCCTTCGAAAGAACATTTTTGCAAGCCTGCGCAGGGAGACGAAGATTTTATAGACTGCGTCAATTTGGACGGTTGGACTGTGGATTTTATCAACGCTACTTACTGCGGCGTAACGAAAGAGGGGTACAACAGCCGTATGGGCTGCGGACCGATCGAAA from Candidatus Borkfalkia ceftriaxoniphila includes the following:
- a CDS encoding DUF3863 domain-containing protein; the encoded protein is MKGRYFCFTIVIRVNQIEVAPGVNLGVDERRENTLENLIKYRESIFRADPSARVTFALSDAALRDESENFRNIRAQLREYYEKFGDDVTYMLGAFFSAAYEKRAQICANVHSALCLLKDFMGPEYRPQAIVGGFVASDVIRYIAEVEHIHVVQGNIFSQYAVDNQDGDGSICYPYYPSKEHFCKPAQGDEDFIDCVNLDGWTVDFINATYCGVTKEGYNSRMGCGPIETLRPFCVEKGIEIMLVSADQMLGENFGRNNGFGYATAIWELCLIQRDGHHQMNIDETTVTAFLSALKKKYPDLKIVPFGEVGESFRKEHPDNRQLHYEFVHQGIGFGGSLENVRLYWYMNKYFRLCIREDIQRGTKKVIDFTDYTKQAAEPEDSDYRIGKIQRNWSLLGDINQKGLREQDKPIDFVRLSEAQKELIGRAEKEFGFTVTF
- a CDS encoding DUF4838 domain-containing protein, giving the protein MERVIRFAYKELARYFKIMTGDEADIRLSVDMSLLEKDMDAYLDDKYEISVRGGRGVIRGVNARSVLIGVYRFFRECGCVFVRPGVNGDRIPRLSVKDCTVELVCRPSYRFRTITIEGANSLGDVLSLIDWSIKNGFNAYFTQFRDSNTFFERWYNRERNDLTNGVGLQDEEARAFVRLISDELKKRGMLFHAVGHGWTCESIGYKARGWYKVKPGSVPDYDREYLAEIDGARDFYMDTPLYSQLCYSNEKVQEKMIDSVVEYLLDHPEVDYLHFWLGDNYNNFCECEKCAQLSVSDWYVVLLNKLDERLTQKHISAKIVFLIYFELLWPPVQKQLKHPERFVMMFAPITRTYSKSFLGEKRVEGVKRALPKFRLNRLRFPSDLRENLEFLYANQDRFSGDAFDFDYHLMWEPFKDLAGVKLAEVIHDDVRALKDLGLNGMVSCQIQKAFMPHGLGIYAMGRTLENSDVDFARLRKEYLSAAFGDHVSSVVNILQIFYDCHCPEYLRNEHSEIDARQAEAFDNGADRLREGAKQLRFLRKEESDKTVDLSLKLLAYYCELCAHYFLALGAKARGEAREKVREKFSEMHKFLFENESEYGNYLDSFYFDLMSEQILNSDWNNVLTA
- a CDS encoding ROK family transcriptional regulator — its product is MQNKKKWVKNQQPIRYNNQKQVIDLMRSGSQSCSDIAKATGLSNTAAENIVDEMVEMGVLVKGPITDYGKLGRRPIKYKLNGELGVVVSVDLTDRDLLICISNMNRQILFRSEVKNIIMITEQILNDIVEIIKEGLQKPGISDKPLLCICFAIPGYFNKDTGEFLLANRIENCREVNIKSLFSEIFGCDILLQKDIISGVIGEMQFGVLSTLQAKNALFMHFDINIASAFIFDGKMYEGDHGFAGETGFFMPNMSDPAKGLGIYVSLTAIFINIIEKIKKEKLSHPLAGKEVLEFDEVKLLFLSGDETVCSVVKLTAKKLALHFLNINYLLDITHVVLDGRIVELGEKFLEYVNTYLKKYNQGMSEVKVQYSDLMNRAITLGSISSAVDSQIDKILRARN